The following proteins come from a genomic window of Canis lupus dingo isolate Sandy chromosome 20, ASM325472v2, whole genome shotgun sequence:
- the CDC37 gene encoding hsp90 co-chaperone Cdc37 isoform X1 has protein sequence MVDYSVWDHIEVSDDEDETHPNIDTASLFRWRHQARVERMEQFQKEKEELDRGCRECRRKVAECQRKLKELEVAEGEGSKVELERLQAEAQQLRKEERSWEQKLEEMRKKEKSMPWNVDTLSKDGFSKALVRGHTCHTHAPATLMLMAPSPPPPWKGWALRPRPTRPCWRRSAASPQPTPPLAPSQSMVNTKPEQAEEESEEVREQKHKTFVEKYEKQIKHFGMLRRWDDSQKYLSDNVHLVCEETANYLVIWCIDLEVEEKCALMEQVAHQTIVMQFILELAKSLKVDPRACFRQFFTKIKTADRQYMEGFNDELEAFKERVRGRAKLRIEKAMKEYEEEERKKRLGPGGLDPVEVYESLPEELQKCFDVKDVQMLQDAISKMDPTDAKYHMQRCIDSGLWVPNSKSSEAKDGEEAGPGDPLLEAGPKAGDKKDVSA, from the exons ATGGTGGACTACAGCGTGTGGGACCACATCGAGGTGTCTGACGATGAGGACGAGACGCACCCCAATATCGACACGGCCAGCCTCTTCCGCTGGCGGCACCAG GCCCGGGTGGAGCGCATGGAgcagttccagaaggagaaggaggagctggACAGGGGCTGCCGCGAGTGCAGGCGCAAGGTGGCTGAGTGCCAGCGGAAGCTGAAGGAGCTGGAGGTGGCCGAGGGCGAGGGCAGCAAGGTGGAGCTGGAACGGCTGCAGGCCGAGGCTCAGCAGCTGCGCAAGGAGGAGCGGAGCTGGGAGCAGAAGCTGGAGGAGATGCGCAAGAAGGAGAAGAGCATGCCCTGGAACGTGGACACGCTCAGCAAGGACGGTTTCAGCAAG GCCCTAGTTCGAGGCCACACCTGCCACACCCACGCTCCCGCCACACTGATGCTCATGGCGCCGTCACCACCTCCGCCGTGGAAGGGATGGGCGCTGCGGCCTCGGCCCACCCGGCCGTGCTGGAGGCGCTCTGCGGCCTCGCCCCAGCCCACTCCCCCTCTCGCCCCATCACAGAGCATGGTCAATACCAAACCAGAGCAGGCGGAGGAGGAGTCGGAGGAGGTGAGGGAGCAGAAACACAAAACCTTCGTGGAGAAGTACGAGAAACAGATCAAGCACTTTG GCATGCTCCGCCGCTGGGATGACAGCCAGAAGTACCTATCAGACAATGTCCACCTGGTGTGCGAGGAGACAGCCAACTACCTGGTCATCTGGTGCATTGACCTAGAGGTGGAGGAG AAATGTGCACTCATGGAGCAAGTGGCCCACCAGACCATTGTCATGCAGTTCATCCTGGAGCTGGCTAAGAGCCTGAAGGTGGATCCCCGTGCCTGCTTCCGGCAGTTCTTCACTAAGATCAAG ACAGCTGACCGCCAGTACATGGAGGGCTTCAACGATGAACTCGAGGCCTTCAAGGAGCGCGTACGGGGCCGCGCCAAGCTGCGCATCGAGAAGGCCATGAAGGAGTACGAGGAGGAGGAGCGCAAGAAGCGGCTGGGTCCTGGTGGCCTGGACCCTGTTGAAGTCTATGAGTCTCTACCTGAG GAACTCCAGAAATGCTTTGACGTGAAGGATGTGCAGATGCTCCAAGATGCCATCAGCAAGATGGACCCTACC GATGCGAAGTACCACATGCAGCGCTGCATCGACTCCGGCCTCTGGGTCCCCAACTCCAAGTCCAGCGAGGCCAAGGATGGGGAGGAGGCGGGCCCTGGGGACCCCTTGCTGGAAGCTGGCCCCAAGGCAGGCGACAAGAAGGATGTCAGCGCCTGA
- the CDC37 gene encoding hsp90 co-chaperone Cdc37 isoform X2 produces MVDYSVWDHIEVSDDEDETHPNIDTASLFRWRHQARVERMEQFQKEKEELDRGCRECRRKVAECQRKLKELEVAEGEGSKVELERLQAEAQQLRKEERSWEQKLEEMRKKEKSMPWNVDTLSKDGFSKSMVNTKPEQAEEESEEVREQKHKTFVEKYEKQIKHFGMLRRWDDSQKYLSDNVHLVCEETANYLVIWCIDLEVEEKCALMEQVAHQTIVMQFILELAKSLKVDPRACFRQFFTKIKTADRQYMEGFNDELEAFKERVRGRAKLRIEKAMKEYEEEERKKRLGPGGLDPVEVYESLPEELQKCFDVKDVQMLQDAISKMDPTDAKYHMQRCIDSGLWVPNSKSSEAKDGEEAGPGDPLLEAGPKAGDKKDVSA; encoded by the exons ATGGTGGACTACAGCGTGTGGGACCACATCGAGGTGTCTGACGATGAGGACGAGACGCACCCCAATATCGACACGGCCAGCCTCTTCCGCTGGCGGCACCAG GCCCGGGTGGAGCGCATGGAgcagttccagaaggagaaggaggagctggACAGGGGCTGCCGCGAGTGCAGGCGCAAGGTGGCTGAGTGCCAGCGGAAGCTGAAGGAGCTGGAGGTGGCCGAGGGCGAGGGCAGCAAGGTGGAGCTGGAACGGCTGCAGGCCGAGGCTCAGCAGCTGCGCAAGGAGGAGCGGAGCTGGGAGCAGAAGCTGGAGGAGATGCGCAAGAAGGAGAAGAGCATGCCCTGGAACGTGGACACGCTCAGCAAGGACGGTTTCAGCAAG AGCATGGTCAATACCAAACCAGAGCAGGCGGAGGAGGAGTCGGAGGAGGTGAGGGAGCAGAAACACAAAACCTTCGTGGAGAAGTACGAGAAACAGATCAAGCACTTTG GCATGCTCCGCCGCTGGGATGACAGCCAGAAGTACCTATCAGACAATGTCCACCTGGTGTGCGAGGAGACAGCCAACTACCTGGTCATCTGGTGCATTGACCTAGAGGTGGAGGAG AAATGTGCACTCATGGAGCAAGTGGCCCACCAGACCATTGTCATGCAGTTCATCCTGGAGCTGGCTAAGAGCCTGAAGGTGGATCCCCGTGCCTGCTTCCGGCAGTTCTTCACTAAGATCAAG ACAGCTGACCGCCAGTACATGGAGGGCTTCAACGATGAACTCGAGGCCTTCAAGGAGCGCGTACGGGGCCGCGCCAAGCTGCGCATCGAGAAGGCCATGAAGGAGTACGAGGAGGAGGAGCGCAAGAAGCGGCTGGGTCCTGGTGGCCTGGACCCTGTTGAAGTCTATGAGTCTCTACCTGAG GAACTCCAGAAATGCTTTGACGTGAAGGATGTGCAGATGCTCCAAGATGCCATCAGCAAGATGGACCCTACC GATGCGAAGTACCACATGCAGCGCTGCATCGACTCCGGCCTCTGGGTCCCCAACTCCAAGTCCAGCGAGGCCAAGGATGGGGAGGAGGCGGGCCCTGGGGACCCCTTGCTGGAAGCTGGCCCCAAGGCAGGCGACAAGAAGGATGTCAGCGCCTGA